In Shewanella sp. VB17, a single genomic region encodes these proteins:
- the rluC gene encoding 23S rRNA pseudouridine(955/2504/2580) synthase RluC, with the protein MNTESPKAQVQFVTIDEDNLGQRIDNYLLAKLKGVPKSMIYRIVRKGEVRVNKKRIKPEYKLQDGDIVRIPPVRVSDKEQCPGPSAKLSQVSQLEERILFEDKHIIVLNKPAGLAVHGGSGVDFGIIEAMRALRPLQKFLELAHRLDKDTSGVLLIAKKRSALRHLHDQLRFKKMQKDYQALVKGTWQAKDKAIKAPLLKLTLKSGERIVRVNQEGKECETRFKILQRYQGSTLIQASPVTGRTHQIRVHCQHAGHSIACDDKYSEQKYDDSLRALGLNRLFLHAAQLRFIHPGTEEVMVVKAPLDVVLIKTLDKLVKV; encoded by the coding sequence ATGAATACCGAATCTCCAAAAGCTCAAGTCCAGTTCGTTACTATTGATGAAGATAATCTCGGGCAACGTATCGACAATTACCTCTTAGCTAAATTAAAAGGTGTGCCTAAAAGTATGATTTATAGAATCGTGCGTAAAGGTGAAGTTAGGGTCAATAAAAAACGTATTAAACCTGAGTATAAGCTGCAAGATGGCGATATTGTGAGGATCCCACCAGTACGGGTCTCTGATAAGGAACAATGCCCAGGTCCTTCAGCTAAATTGAGTCAGGTCTCACAGCTTGAAGAGCGTATTTTGTTTGAAGATAAGCATATTATCGTGCTAAATAAACCTGCCGGGCTTGCTGTTCATGGTGGAAGTGGTGTGGATTTTGGTATTATTGAAGCGATGCGTGCGCTTCGACCACTGCAGAAATTTTTGGAATTAGCGCATCGTCTTGATAAAGATACTTCAGGGGTGCTACTGATAGCTAAGAAACGCAGTGCTTTAAGGCATTTACATGATCAACTTAGATTTAAAAAAATGCAAAAAGATTACCAGGCCTTAGTCAAGGGAACTTGGCAGGCAAAAGATAAAGCGATAAAGGCGCCATTGCTTAAGCTAACCTTGAAGTCTGGTGAGCGTATTGTACGTGTCAATCAAGAAGGCAAAGAGTGTGAAACTCGTTTTAAGATTTTACAACGTTATCAGGGCAGCACACTTATCCAAGCTAGCCCTGTAACAGGTCGTACGCACCAAATTAGGGTCCATTGTCAACATGCAGGTCATTCTATCGCGTGTGATGACAAGTACAGTGAGCAAAAATATGATGACAGTTTGCGAGCGCTTGGGCTTAACCGTTTGTTTCTGCATGCGGCGCAATTGAGGTTTATCCATCCAGGCACAGAAGAAGTGATGGTAGTCAAGGCCCCTTTGGATGTTGTGCTTATTAAAACATTAGATAAATTGGTAAAAGTATGA
- a CDS encoding HAD-IIIA family hydrolase: MKQYQLLIFDWDGTLMDSVGKIVACIQASSRSLELAVPSESAVRDIIGLSMHKALHTLHDNLDDVIYNKMIELYRQQYLELNDTPSPLFEGAESLIQQLDQKGYQLAVATGKARAGLTRVLNETGLGHYFIASRCADEALSKPNPEMINQLLIERHVTPEQCLMIGDSLHDLNMANSAGVDAIGVSYGAHGTSKLSRANPKAMINAPLDLLNYLGH; the protein is encoded by the coding sequence ATGAAGCAATATCAGCTGTTAATATTCGATTGGGATGGAACCTTGATGGACTCTGTCGGAAAAATCGTTGCGTGTATACAGGCGTCTTCACGCTCTCTTGAGTTGGCCGTTCCGTCAGAGTCAGCAGTGCGAGATATTATTGGGTTATCGATGCATAAAGCACTTCATACTTTGCATGATAATCTGGATGATGTCATTTATAACAAGATGATTGAACTATATCGTCAGCAATACCTTGAGCTCAATGATACACCGAGTCCTTTGTTTGAGGGAGCAGAGTCACTAATACAACAACTCGATCAAAAAGGCTATCAGCTTGCTGTTGCGACAGGAAAAGCCAGAGCGGGGTTAACCCGCGTGTTAAATGAGACGGGGTTAGGTCATTATTTTATTGCGAGTCGTTGCGCAGATGAAGCGCTAAGTAAGCCTAACCCTGAGATGATCAATCAACTGTTAATTGAGCGTCATGTGACGCCAGAACAGTGTCTCATGATAGGTGATTCATTGCATGATCTTAATATGGCAAATAGTGCTGGAGTTGATGCTATTGGTGTGAGCTACGGTGCTCATGGTACAAGTAAATTAAGTCGCGCTAATCCCAAAGCGATGATTAATGCCCCACTGGACTTACTCAACTATTTAGGTCACTAA
- a CDS encoding nucleoside triphosphate pyrophosphatase has product MSAQLILASSSPFRKQLLEKLNIPFETCSPNIDESAHLNESPEALVMRLAQEKAIAAASAYSQGLVIGSDQVAVINKRIVGKPLTHENAVKQLTQASNQIITFYTGLTVHNINTGHNDTRFETFNVHFRALTQAQIEYYLHTERPYFCAGSFKCEGLGIALFTQLEGKDPNTLIGLPLITLIDMLELQNYHVLASNSAS; this is encoded by the coding sequence ATGTCAGCTCAGCTAATACTCGCTTCAAGCTCACCCTTTAGAAAACAACTACTCGAAAAGCTGAATATCCCCTTCGAAACTTGTTCACCCAATATTGATGAATCAGCGCATCTAAACGAATCCCCTGAAGCCTTAGTGATGCGCCTAGCGCAAGAAAAAGCAATTGCAGCAGCTTCTGCTTACTCACAAGGACTCGTGATTGGCTCAGATCAAGTCGCAGTGATCAATAAACGCATTGTCGGTAAGCCTCTTACCCATGAAAATGCCGTCAAACAACTCACTCAGGCCTCAAACCAGATCATCACATTTTATACCGGGCTAACTGTGCATAACATCAATACAGGTCACAATGACACTCGATTTGAAACCTTTAACGTGCACTTTAGAGCATTAACACAGGCACAAATCGAATACTATTTACACACTGAACGCCCTTATTTTTGTGCTGGCAGTTTTAAATGTGAAGGATTGGGCATTGCGTTATTTACCCAATTAGAAGGAAAAGATCCTAACACGTTAATCGGTCTGCCTTTGATCACCCTAATTGATATGCTTGAATTGCAAAATTACCACGTTCTAGCATCAAACTCGGCAAGCTAG
- the yceD gene encoding 23S rRNA accumulation protein YceD, producing MQTVKIPVSIDPIRAAASQLSYEGVIPGKHLKRLNELSAGDCSDVVVSLECGEDIQGIVYLKGKAVTELTLHCQRCMTLYSTKVTVDFNFTPCENEVEIDELPDAYDPIECDDIGEVRLHQLIEDELIVAMPLIPMHADESCNQGDQDIVVGEIEPSQEERPNPFAVLEKLKSK from the coding sequence ATGCAAACAGTAAAAATACCGGTTTCAATTGATCCAATACGCGCTGCGGCTAGTCAACTTTCTTATGAAGGTGTGATCCCTGGCAAGCATTTAAAGCGATTAAATGAGTTAAGTGCCGGAGACTGTTCCGATGTGGTAGTGTCATTGGAATGTGGCGAGGATATACAGGGGATAGTCTACCTTAAAGGGAAGGCTGTGACGGAGCTCACTCTACATTGTCAACGCTGCATGACACTATATAGCACAAAGGTTACGGTCGATTTTAATTTTACTCCTTGTGAGAATGAGGTTGAAATCGATGAGCTCCCGGATGCGTATGATCCTATTGAGTGCGATGATATAGGTGAAGTTCGTCTGCATCAATTGATTGAAGATGAATTGATAGTCGCTATGCCCTTGATCCCAATGCATGCCGACGAAAGTTGTAACCAAGGTGATCAAGACATAGTAGTAGGCGAAATTGAACCCTCTCAAGAGGAGCGTCCAAATCCGTTTGCAGTGTTAGAAAAACTGAAGAGCAAGTAA
- the rpmF gene encoding 50S ribosomal protein L32, whose translation MAVQKSKKSRSKRGMRRSHDSLSTAQLSVDATSGELHRRHNVTADGFYRGVKVINK comes from the coding sequence ATGGCTGTACAAAAGAGTAAAAAATCTCGTTCGAAGCGCGGAATGCGCCGTTCACACGATTCATTGAGCACTGCTCAGTTATCAGTGGATGCAACGAGTGGTGAACTACACCGTCGTCACAACGTGACTGCTGATGGTTTCTACCGTGGCGTAAAGGTTATTAACAAGTAA
- the plsX gene encoding phosphate acyltransferase PlsX: MTDLTLALDVMGGDYGPCVTVPATLQALNLYPFLSVILVGNQTDIDPFLIHVEPCIRQRIDIIHTAEMVSMSDRPAHALRNRKQSSMRLAIELVRDGKAQACLSAGNTGALMAIAKVLLKTLPGIDRPALISRLPAVNKTPVYLLDLGANVSCCSDTLFQFAVMGSVLCEVIDKKENPQVALLNVGIEEIKGNDQVQQAGQLLQQCPQINYVGFIEGNKLYSGNVDVIVCDGFVGNITLKTSEGIATLLVNQLENGLTKGFFVRLMAKLIAPRINSILKQMNPDHYNGASLIGLRGIVVKSHGSADESAYLQAIMLAVTEAQCRLPKMIEERLESILLDINN, translated from the coding sequence ATGACAGATCTAACGCTTGCGTTAGATGTGATGGGGGGTGATTATGGCCCCTGCGTCACAGTGCCTGCAACCTTGCAGGCACTTAATTTATACCCCTTCTTAAGTGTTATTCTTGTTGGCAATCAAACAGATATCGATCCTTTTTTAATTCATGTAGAACCTTGTATTCGACAACGTATTGACATTATCCATACGGCAGAAATGGTCAGTATGTCAGATCGTCCAGCGCATGCACTCCGAAATCGAAAGCAAAGTTCCATGCGATTGGCGATTGAGTTAGTGCGTGACGGTAAAGCGCAAGCTTGCTTAAGTGCCGGTAATACCGGAGCACTGATGGCCATTGCGAAAGTACTGCTAAAAACCCTACCAGGCATTGATAGGCCTGCGTTAATTAGTCGATTACCCGCAGTCAATAAAACCCCAGTTTATCTGCTAGATTTGGGAGCCAATGTTTCTTGCTGTTCAGATACATTATTTCAGTTTGCAGTGATGGGATCAGTGCTTTGTGAAGTCATAGATAAAAAAGAAAATCCGCAAGTTGCGCTTCTTAATGTGGGTATTGAAGAAATAAAAGGTAATGATCAGGTGCAGCAAGCAGGACAGTTGCTGCAACAATGCCCGCAAATAAATTATGTGGGCTTTATAGAAGGGAATAAACTGTATTCAGGCAATGTTGATGTGATTGTTTGTGATGGATTTGTAGGCAATATTACATTAAAAACCTCTGAAGGGATCGCTACATTATTAGTTAATCAATTAGAAAATGGATTGACCAAAGGTTTTTTTGTGCGCTTGATGGCTAAATTGATCGCACCGCGTATAAATTCTATTCTTAAACAGATGAACCCCGACCACTATAACGGTGCAAGTTTGATAGGATTACGGGGCATCGTAGTCAAAAGCCACGGCAGTGCCGATGAATCTGCGTATTTGCAAGCGATTATGCTTGCAGTGACCGAAGCACAATGTAGACTGCCTAAGATGATTGAAGAACGTCTTGAGTCTATTCTTTTAGATATAAACAACTGA
- a CDS encoding beta-ketoacyl-ACP synthase III: MHTKILGTGSYLPAQVRSNQDLEKMVETNDQWIVERTGISERRIAATDESVSTMGFEAAKKALDMAGIEANQLDMIVCGTTSASHAFPAAACEIQAMLGVDTIPAFDIAAACSGFVYALSVADQYVKSGMAKKVLVVGSDVLSRLCEPADRSTIILFGDGAGAVVVGASTEPGILSTHIYADGRQADLLKCSLPPRGHEPSQDMGYMKMKGNDVFKVAVTQLSRVVTETLELNHIDKSDIDWLIPHQANFRIIKATAKKLNMSLDKVVLTLAKHGNTSAASVPIAFDEAVRDGRIQRGQLLMLEAFGAGFAWGSALVRF; this comes from the coding sequence ATGCATACAAAAATTCTTGGAACGGGCAGTTATCTGCCAGCACAGGTACGCAGCAATCAGGATCTGGAAAAAATGGTAGAAACCAATGACCAGTGGATTGTTGAACGTACAGGGATCTCTGAGCGCAGGATCGCAGCGACTGATGAGTCGGTATCGACCATGGGTTTTGAAGCCGCCAAAAAAGCCCTTGACATGGCTGGTATTGAGGCTAATCAACTTGATATGATCGTTTGTGGTACCACAAGTGCAAGCCATGCTTTTCCTGCTGCTGCATGTGAAATTCAAGCTATGCTAGGGGTTGATACTATTCCAGCTTTCGACATCGCTGCTGCGTGTTCAGGCTTTGTATATGCATTGTCTGTTGCTGATCAGTATGTCAAATCTGGTATGGCTAAAAAAGTCTTAGTGGTTGGTTCTGATGTATTATCACGTCTTTGTGAGCCCGCAGATCGCAGCACGATTATTCTATTTGGTGATGGTGCTGGAGCGGTTGTTGTTGGAGCTTCAACTGAACCTGGTATTCTATCGACTCATATCTATGCTGATGGTCGGCAAGCTGATTTGCTTAAATGTTCATTGCCTCCACGTGGTCATGAGCCATCGCAAGACATGGGGTATATGAAGATGAAAGGCAATGATGTATTTAAAGTAGCAGTCACGCAACTGTCACGGGTTGTCACCGAAACCCTAGAGCTTAATCACATTGATAAGTCTGACATTGATTGGTTAATTCCACATCAAGCTAACTTCCGCATTATTAAAGCCACCGCTAAAAAGCTCAACATGAGTTTAGATAAAGTGGTTCTCACCCTGGCCAAACACGGTAATACTTCGGCAGCATCTGTTCCTATTGCCTTTGACGAGGCTGTTAGAGATGGTCGTATACAGCGTGGTCAGCTACTCATGCTTGAAGCATTTGGAGCGGGATTTGCTTGGGGCAGTGCATTAGTTCGTTTTTAA
- the fabD gene encoding ACP S-malonyltransferase → MNNSAFIFPGQGSQVVGMLAELASEHEIIAQTFSQASEIVEYDLWELVQQGPAETLNETDKTQPALLTASVAIWRVFEASGKALPNVLAGHSLGEYSALVCAGVIDFVDAVKLVELRGKLMQQAVPVGSGAMFAIIGLDNHMIVKACEEASEGDVVCPVNYNSPGQVVIAGTKAAVERAAVLCKAAGAKMTVALPVSVPSHCELMRPAAEKLALALDSITFKTPNISVINNVDVASPTSAKAIKSALVRQLYCPVLWSDTVTAMAKMGVTHVFEIGPGKVLTGLTKRIERSLVGKAVNDVASLAILTE, encoded by the coding sequence ATGAATAATTCAGCTTTTATCTTCCCTGGTCAAGGTTCACAAGTGGTTGGAATGTTGGCTGAACTTGCTAGTGAACATGAAATTATTGCTCAGACTTTTAGTCAAGCAAGTGAGATTGTAGAGTATGACCTTTGGGAACTTGTACAACAAGGACCTGCTGAAACGCTAAATGAAACAGATAAAACTCAACCCGCATTGTTGACGGCAAGTGTTGCAATATGGCGTGTATTTGAAGCCAGTGGAAAAGCTTTACCGAATGTATTGGCAGGGCACAGTTTAGGTGAGTACTCAGCTTTAGTCTGTGCGGGTGTCATTGATTTTGTTGATGCGGTGAAACTCGTTGAATTACGTGGCAAGTTAATGCAACAAGCGGTGCCGGTTGGCAGTGGCGCGATGTTTGCCATCATTGGTTTAGATAACCATATGATTGTCAAAGCTTGTGAAGAAGCATCAGAAGGTGACGTCGTCTGTCCCGTTAATTATAATAGTCCTGGTCAAGTCGTGATCGCAGGCACTAAAGCTGCCGTTGAACGAGCGGCGGTATTGTGTAAGGCAGCAGGTGCTAAAATGACCGTTGCTTTACCTGTTAGTGTGCCTTCTCATTGTGAATTGATGCGCCCAGCGGCTGAAAAATTGGCTCTGGCTTTGGATTCTATCACGTTTAAAACGCCTAACATTAGTGTCATAAATAATGTTGATGTTGCTTCGCCGACATCAGCAAAAGCCATTAAAAGTGCGCTAGTTAGGCAACTTTATTGCCCTGTGCTTTGGTCTGATACTGTTACAGCGATGGCAAAAATGGGTGTGACACACGTGTTTGAAATTGGACCAGGTAAAGTCCTTACAGGACTGACAAAACGAATTGAACGTTCACTTGTAGGCAAAGCAGTGAACGATGTGGCATCACTCGCGATATTGACCGAGTAG
- the fabG gene encoding 3-oxoacyl-ACP reductase FabG, translating into MSVNIDLTGKIALVTGASRGIGRAVAETLVAAGARVVGTATSERGAALIQEYLGDNGLGLVLNVTDSQSVTDLFAAIKAQEGDVNILVNNAGITRDNLLMRMKEDEWGDIIDTNLTSIFRTSKAVMRPMMKKRNGRIINIGSVVGSMGNPGQTNYCAAKAGLIGFTKSLAREVASRQITVNAVAPGFIQTDMTDELTEEQQKGIMSQVPMERLGQAQEIANAVVFLASDSAAYITGETLHVNGGMYMV; encoded by the coding sequence ATGAGTGTGAATATAGATTTAACTGGCAAAATTGCTTTAGTTACTGGCGCTAGCCGTGGTATTGGTCGTGCAGTTGCTGAAACATTGGTGGCAGCCGGTGCAAGAGTGGTTGGTACCGCGACAAGTGAGCGCGGCGCGGCACTCATACAAGAGTATTTAGGTGATAATGGCCTAGGACTTGTTTTAAATGTGACGGATAGCCAGTCGGTGACTGATTTATTTGCCGCGATAAAAGCACAAGAGGGCGACGTTAATATTTTAGTTAACAATGCCGGTATTACACGTGATAATTTGTTAATGCGGATGAAAGAAGATGAATGGGGTGATATCATTGATACCAACCTTACATCGATATTTCGCACCTCTAAAGCCGTTATGCGTCCGATGATGAAAAAACGCAATGGACGTATCATTAATATCGGTTCTGTTGTAGGCTCTATGGGTAATCCAGGGCAAACAAACTATTGCGCAGCGAAAGCTGGCTTGATAGGATTTACCAAATCACTTGCTAGAGAGGTTGCATCTCGTCAAATAACAGTCAATGCTGTTGCTCCTGGATTTATCCAGACAGATATGACAGATGAGCTGACTGAAGAGCAACAAAAGGGTATAATGTCTCAAGTGCCGATGGAGAGACTTGGTCAAGCACAAGAGATCGCCAATGCTGTGGTGTTTTTAGCTTCAGACTCTGCTGCGTACATCACAGGAGAAACTCTCCATGTGAATGGTGGCATGTATATGGTATAA
- the acpP gene encoding acyl carrier protein — translation MSNIEERVKKIIIEQLGVKEEDVKSAASFVDDLGADSLDTVELVMALEEEFDTEIPDEEAEKITTVQAAVDYVSKNQ, via the coding sequence ATGAGCAACATCGAAGAACGTGTAAAGAAAATCATTATTGAGCAACTGGGTGTTAAAGAAGAGGACGTTAAGTCTGCTGCATCTTTCGTTGACGACTTGGGTGCAGATTCTCTGGACACGGTTGAGTTGGTTATGGCTCTAGAAGAAGAGTTTGATACCGAGATCCCTGATGAAGAAGCTGAAAAGATCACGACTGTTCAAGCAGCTGTTGATTACGTTTCAAAGAATCAGTAA
- the fabF gene encoding beta-ketoacyl-ACP synthase II, translating into MSKRRVVVTGLGLVTPVGNTVDSSWKALLSGQSGIAPITKFDASEFTTRFSGSVKDFDVEQYMSRKDARKMDLFIQYGMAAGIQAVTDSALDMDKIDSSRVGVAIGAGIGGMPLIEQGHMALLKGGSRKISPFFVPSIIINMISGHLSIKYGMKGPNFAVTTACTTGVHNIGFAARTIAYGDADIMVAGGAEDATCPLAVGGFASAKALSTRNDDPLAASRPWDKDRDGFVIGDGAGVMVMEEYEHAKARGATIYGELVGFGMSGDAFHMTSPPADGEGAGAAMINAINDAKLAREQIGYINAHGTSTPAGDKAEVAAIKSVFGEHAYQLLVSSTKSMTGHLLGAAGSMEAIITLLALRDQMIPPTLNLDNPDEGFDLDFVPHTAREHKFEYALCNSFGFGGTNGSLLFKKA; encoded by the coding sequence GTGTCTAAACGTCGTGTAGTCGTAACAGGCCTAGGCCTAGTCACTCCAGTAGGTAATACCGTCGATTCAAGCTGGAAAGCGTTGCTTTCTGGTCAGAGTGGTATTGCGCCCATAACCAAATTTGATGCTAGCGAGTTTACGACTCGTTTTAGCGGCTCAGTCAAAGATTTTGATGTTGAGCAATACATGTCTCGAAAAGATGCGCGTAAAATGGATCTTTTTATCCAGTATGGGATGGCTGCTGGTATACAAGCGGTGACAGACTCTGCTCTTGACATGGATAAAATCGATAGTTCAAGAGTGGGGGTGGCCATTGGTGCAGGCATTGGCGGAATGCCACTGATTGAGCAGGGACATATGGCCCTATTAAAAGGCGGTTCTCGCAAAATTTCTCCATTTTTCGTACCCAGTATTATTATCAACATGATCTCGGGTCATCTTTCTATCAAATATGGTATGAAGGGACCTAACTTTGCCGTCACCACAGCTTGTACGACCGGTGTGCATAATATCGGTTTTGCCGCTCGTACTATCGCCTATGGTGATGCAGACATCATGGTTGCTGGGGGCGCAGAAGATGCGACGTGCCCGCTCGCTGTCGGTGGTTTTGCGTCGGCAAAAGCCCTTTCTACGCGCAATGATGATCCTCTCGCTGCAAGCCGCCCTTGGGACAAAGATCGTGATGGTTTTGTTATCGGTGATGGTGCTGGCGTGATGGTAATGGAAGAATATGAGCATGCTAAAGCTCGTGGGGCGACTATATATGGTGAGCTTGTCGGTTTTGGCATGAGTGGGGATGCTTTTCATATGACATCACCGCCAGCTGATGGTGAAGGTGCAGGTGCAGCCATGATCAATGCCATCAATGATGCCAAACTGGCTAGAGAACAAATCGGGTACATTAATGCCCATGGTACTTCGACGCCAGCAGGTGACAAAGCGGAAGTGGCAGCGATTAAATCAGTGTTTGGTGAGCATGCCTATCAATTGTTAGTCAGCTCGACGAAGTCGATGACTGGGCATCTTTTAGGTGCTGCAGGTTCGATGGAAGCAATTATTACCTTACTTGCCCTTAGGGATCAAATGATCCCTCCGACCTTGAACTTGGACAACCCGGATGAAGGCTTCGATTTAGATTTTGTGCCTCATACCGCACGTGAACATAAATTCGAGTACGCCCTATGTAATTCATTTGGCTTCGGCGGTACTAATGGCTCTTTGTTATTTAAAAAAGCCTGA
- a CDS encoding DUF4212 domain-containing protein, producing the protein MSFESNDKAESYWRENLRLVLGLLAIWAGVSFGCGILLVDVLNDIHFMGFKLGFWFAQQGAMYVFVALIFVYVVKANALDKKYQVQED; encoded by the coding sequence ATGAGTTTTGAAAGTAACGACAAGGCGGAAAGTTACTGGCGTGAAAACTTACGCTTAGTATTGGGGTTATTGGCCATCTGGGCTGGGGTATCGTTTGGCTGTGGTATTTTACTGGTTGATGTACTCAATGACATTCATTTTATGGGGTTCAAGTTAGGCTTTTGGTTTGCACAACAAGGAGCGATGTACGTGTTTGTGGCGCTGATTTTTGTTTATGTTGTGAAAGCGAATGCATTAGACAAAAAATATCAGGTTCAGGAAGACTAA
- a CDS encoding sodium:solute symporter family protein gives MDVKTLTYLIVGVTFALYIGIAIWSRAGSTKEFYVAGGGVHPVMNGMATAADWMSAASFISLAGIVSFTGYDGSVYLMGWTGGYVLLALCMAPYLRKFGKFTVPDFIGDRYYSQTARTVAVICAIFICFTYIAGQMRGVGVVFSRFLEVEIDTGVYIGMAVVFFYAVLGGMKGITYTQVAQYCVLIFAFMVPAIFISVMMTGHIFPQIGFGAELVDAAGNNTGVYLLDKLDGLSTELGFSQYTQGTKSTVDVFFITGALMFGTAGLPHVIVRFFTVPKVKDARISAGWALVFIAIMYTTIPALGAFSRVNMIETINGPESTGVAYETAPEWIKNWQKTGLIEWDDKNADGKIYYAKDDRNEIKIDRDIMVLATPEIANLPAWVIALVAAGGLAAALSTSAGLLLVISTSVAHDLLKKNLMPDISDRKELMFARIAAALGIVMAGYFGIHPPGFVAAVVAIAFGLAASSLFPAIIMGIFSKTINKEGAISGMVIGLLFTAFYIMFFKFIHPELNNAEHWLWGISPEGIGMLGMLVNFAIAFSVSKMTTAIPLDVVNMIESIRFPKGGGEAHDH, from the coding sequence ATGGATGTAAAAACGTTAACGTATTTAATTGTTGGGGTGACGTTTGCCCTTTATATTGGGATTGCGATCTGGTCTAGAGCGGGTTCAACAAAAGAATTTTATGTGGCTGGTGGTGGGGTGCATCCCGTGATGAACGGCATGGCAACAGCGGCAGATTGGATGTCGGCAGCTTCTTTTATTTCCCTTGCCGGCATTGTTTCATTTACTGGCTATGATGGCTCAGTTTATTTGATGGGGTGGACAGGGGGATATGTATTACTGGCTTTATGCATGGCTCCTTACTTACGTAAATTCGGCAAATTTACCGTGCCAGATTTTATTGGTGATCGTTATTATTCTCAAACTGCTCGTACAGTGGCCGTGATCTGTGCCATTTTTATCTGTTTTACGTATATTGCAGGGCAAATGCGTGGCGTGGGAGTGGTATTTTCACGTTTCTTAGAGGTTGAAATAGACACGGGGGTGTATATCGGTATGGCAGTGGTTTTCTTTTATGCGGTATTGGGGGGGATGAAAGGGATCACTTACACGCAAGTTGCCCAATATTGCGTGCTTATTTTTGCTTTTATGGTCCCCGCAATTTTTATCTCTGTGATGATGACAGGGCATATTTTTCCACAAATTGGTTTTGGTGCTGAGTTGGTCGATGCTGCAGGGAATAATACCGGCGTTTACTTGCTTGATAAGCTCGATGGTCTGTCGACCGAATTGGGTTTTTCTCAATATACTCAAGGTACAAAAAGTACGGTTGATGTGTTTTTTATCACGGGTGCTTTGATGTTTGGTACTGCGGGTTTACCCCATGTGATTGTGCGTTTCTTTACTGTGCCTAAAGTGAAAGATGCGCGTATTTCTGCGGGGTGGGCGCTGGTCTTTATAGCGATTATGTACACGACCATTCCAGCATTGGGGGCATTCTCTCGCGTGAATATGATTGAAACGATTAATGGTCCAGAGTCGACAGGTGTAGCCTATGAAACTGCGCCAGAATGGATTAAGAACTGGCAGAAAACGGGTCTGATTGAGTGGGATGATAAGAACGCGGATGGTAAAATTTACTATGCTAAAGATGACCGCAACGAAATAAAAATAGATCGTGATATTATGGTGTTAGCCACACCAGAAATTGCAAACTTACCTGCTTGGGTGATTGCTCTTGTGGCCGCAGGGGGGTTAGCGGCGGCACTGTCAACGTCGGCGGGTTTGTTGTTGGTGATTTCGACATCGGTCGCCCATGATTTGTTGAAGAAAAACTTAATGCCTGATATTTCTGATCGAAAAGAGCTGATGTTTGCGCGTATTGCTGCGGCTTTGGGAATAGTAATGGCAGGGTATTTTGGTATTCACCCTCCTGGATTTGTTGCCGCAGTGGTGGCGATAGCATTTGGTTTAGCGGCATCATCTTTGTTTCCGGCGATTATCATGGGCATTTTTTCTAAGACAATCAATAAAGAGGGGGCTATCAGCGGCATGGTCATTGGGTTACTGTTTACTGCCTTTTACATTATGTTCTTTAAGTTTATCCACCCAGAACTGAACAATGCGGAGCATTGGTTGTGGGGAATTTCACCCGAAGGTATAGGGATGTTAGGCATGTTAGTTAACTTTGCTATAGCATTTTCGGTGAGTAAAATGACTACAGCTATTCCGCTTGATGTGGTGAATATGATTGAATCGATCCGTTTTCCAAAGGGAGGCGGCGAAGCACATGATCACTGA